In a single window of the Flavobacterium sp. W4I14 genome:
- a CDS encoding quinolinate synthase (product_source=KO:K03517; cath_funfam=3.40.50.10800; cog=COG0379; ko=KO:K03517; pfam=PF02445; superfamily=142754; tigrfam=TIGR00550): MNIDVLEEINKKGFAEEEIDPTLDLFAEIEKLKKEKNAIILAHYYQEPDIQDIADYIGDSLGLSQEAAKTDADVIVFAGVHFMAETAKILSPDKTVLLPDVKAGCSLADSCPPHLFRKFKEKYPDHLVITYVNCTAELKALSDIVCTSTNAVQIVESLPKDQKIIFGPDRNLGAYVAKKTGRDLVLWNGACMVHEIFSQEKITKLKERHPNAKFIAHPECEEVVLKMADYIGSTTGLLKYTITNPATEFIVATESGIIHQMEKANPTKTFIPAPPNNSCACNDCPYMKRNTLEKLYLCIKNGLPEVTVPEHIIELARKPIQRMLDISAELGL; encoded by the coding sequence ATGAACATAGATGTCTTAGAAGAAATCAATAAAAAAGGTTTCGCAGAAGAAGAAATTGATCCTACGCTCGATCTTTTTGCGGAGATTGAGAAATTAAAAAAGGAAAAGAATGCCATTATTCTTGCACATTATTATCAAGAACCTGACATTCAGGATATTGCAGATTATATTGGCGATAGTTTAGGACTGTCGCAAGAAGCTGCAAAAACAGATGCTGATGTAATTGTGTTTGCTGGTGTGCATTTTATGGCCGAAACGGCAAAGATTTTGTCACCTGATAAAACCGTTTTATTACCAGATGTAAAAGCAGGTTGCTCATTAGCAGATAGTTGTCCGCCCCATCTGTTTAGAAAGTTTAAAGAAAAATATCCAGATCACCTGGTCATCACTTATGTAAACTGCACAGCCGAATTAAAAGCTTTAAGTGACATTGTTTGTACCAGTACGAATGCCGTTCAAATTGTAGAGAGTTTACCTAAAGACCAAAAAATAATCTTCGGTCCGGATCGAAATTTAGGCGCTTATGTAGCAAAGAAAACCGGACGGGATTTGGTATTGTGGAATGGTGCCTGTATGGTGCATGAAATTTTTTCGCAGGAGAAAATTACAAAACTAAAAGAACGCCATCCGAATGCTAAATTTATTGCGCATCCGGAATGTGAAGAAGTGGTTTTGAAAATGGCCGATTATATCGGTTCAACAACCGGGCTTTTAAAATATACCATTACCAATCCTGCTACAGAATTTATTGTAGCTACCGAAAGTGGAATTATCCACCAGATGGAAAAGGCAAATCCAACAAAAACATTTATTCCGGCGCCACCGAATAATAGCTGTGCTTGTAACGATTGCCCATACATGAAAAGAAATACTTTAGAAAAACTATATTTATGTATTAAAAATGGTTTGCCAGAAGTGACTGTACCTGAGCATATTATTGAACTTGCCCGTAAACCGATACAGCGCATGCTTGATATTTCTGCAGAATTGGGATTATAG